agttaggactggttcaggtttatagttaggactggttcaggtttatagttaggactggttcaggtctatagttaggactggttctggttcgccttggtccagcccctagatatgctgctatatgcctagacagccgggggactacctaggatacactgagctcctctccctctcttccccggagttcttgtgctttctcgcctcgcaggttcccaggaatcggggttatatttggactgtcatcgtgcctcctgctgaggccctgctgacacccactgctactaccactatcattattagtcacattactattattattgcctgtactattacgcttattgactttgcttctaccctggagtctttgtgctttctcgcctcgcaggtttccataaatcgttgtggtacctggaccgtggtcgtgcctcctgctatgaCCTGGCTGACACATTATtggtcacattactaatactattccctatatcattattataattctactatagtcattgctgcttttataagtagtcttaattttctttaaatatagtACATTAAGTACAGTAGTATTTAAATACTACTGCAGTACTATTTAAAGTATTTGATATATTCTTCAGCcttgaaacacacaaacctgtGTTCAGTGTTGAACAAAGCAAAGACGTGTTTAGACGACATGAAGCTCTTCTCGATGTCTTTGAGCTTCAGGTTGTCCACAGGAAGCATATACTTCTTATCCTTCTCCTGGAGGgggagacaacaacaacaacatcagtaaacaacaacaatcaacaacgacaacaatcaacaaacaataataataataataaacaacaataaacaacaacaataaataataataataataaacaacaccaataataaataataacaataacaaacaaaaacaataaaacaacatcaataaacaacaacaataatcattaaacaacaacaacaatgataataaacaccaacaataataaacaacaacaataaacaacaacaatgaataaGAACAACGACAACATCAATCATTATCTTCTCCTCTTGTTGTGGTCGGGGGGGCAGCGGTCTTTGTTCAGAAATGTTCAAGACCTTCAAAGACCAGATCTATAACCCATCCAGAGTGTTCTGGGTCTACATCAGGGCCTCTTACTGAAACCTCTAAAGGAGGAGTCCAGgaggatcctgatcagatgaAGAACCTCCTCAGCTGGTCCCTCTCCCTGGACACCAGACTCTCTGGACTCAGCTCTGACTTTGGATAAACAAGAACCTGGTGGTTCGTAGTAACGACCCCAATACCTCGAATTCAGGTACTGATCCatactaccctgataaagaagtactacctgataaagaagtactacctgataaagaagtactacctgataaagaagtactaccctgataaagaagtactaccctgataaagaagtactacctgagtCTTCctcttactgtattcgtatcagtttgtttctgtacttttgctctggtttctgctcttagatgcttgtttaagaaaggagatgcactgatgacttctggtgactagtagttctcttgaatacctatgttgaatacacttcctgtaagtcgctttggataaaagcgtctgctaaatgactgtaatgtaatgtaatgtgtgtgtgtgtgagtgtgttagtgtgtgttacCTCATCATCTTTGTACCAGGACAGCGTCTCGGCTGTGAGGACGAACCAGTACTCTTTAGCTCCTCCCTTCatgatgctgatgttgttgATGGTCAGCCAACCTTTACGGATCACCTGCACACGCAcgcgcgcacgcacgcacgcacgcacgcacgcacgcacgcacgcacgcacgcacgcacgcacgcacacacacacacacacacacacacacacacacacacacacacacacacacacacacacacacacacacacacacacacacatatatatatatattatttatcattgttaataatcaatatttatctACTAAACACTGAAATGTAAATCTGTGACTTCActaactccacacacacacacacacacacacacacacacacacatatacacagacggacggacggacggacggacggacggacgcacgcacgcacgcacgcacgcacgcacgcacgcacacacacacacacacacacacacacacacaatgtgatCCACTCACCATGATCTCGTCCTGGTTGCCGTGgaaacagatgaacagatgaataCAGAGTTCAGATCTCAACAGACTTTAAGGGTTAAGGAAGTTCTTTGCCTCATgaaattacccacaattcataggtTACCTGCTTGAACTCACCTGGTTTCCTGCTGCTTTCTTCTTACTCATCTGACTGCTCTTCTGCTGAGCActgggagacagacagacagagagacagacagacagagagacagacagacagagagacagacagacagagagacagagagagagagagacagacaggtaggtagacagacagacaggtagacagacagacaggtagagatcAGTATGTAGGTTTTGAAACAGGACCTTCTTGTTATTGATGATAAACGACTTTCTTACTTTGCGAAGCCGATGAAGTCTTCatggtttgtgttcatgtaggCCAACTCAATGTCAATGAGCAGGACCACCtgaggacacagacagacaggtaggtcAGACATACAGGAAGGTCAGACATACAGGTAGATCAGATAGACAGGTAGGTCAGACATACCTGGTCTTTGGTGCGACTCTCTCGGTCTCTGATGTGCTGAGTAACgattctctccatctcctctctgaGCATCGGGAACTGGGCCAACTACAGGAAGTacagggaggtcagaggtcagaggaatGAGGTCAGAGGGGGGGGCGGACCAAGATGGCGGTTTGAGCAGACGTTCTTTGCGACGCTGTGCACCAGGCTTGTAAAAAGGCTTCGACTTGAACATCCACCTGCTGCTGTGTAACGACTTCTTTAACTCAGTACCTTCTCGCAGTAACAACGGGCAAAAAACGTGACTTTTCCTCTCATTCAGCTGACGACGCGAAAGCTAGCTCAGCTTGTGCGCTAGCTAGCGGTGGTCATGACTACATGCAAGACGCAAGTGGCATGGAGGTCCTCTGCGTACCCGAGGAGGAGTTCAgctacatatatacatatatacatatatatatatatatatatatatgtatacatatatatatatatatgtatatatacatatatacatatacaatgccatcagtatgttctgcaacaataaggttgtgaaggtcttgagagagctctttgcttttacccatcatgagatgtttcttgtgtgacaccttggtaatgagacacctttttataggccatcagttgggactgaaccagctgatattcatttgcactgacaaggggcaggactgctttctaatcactgatagatttcagctgctgtcttggctttccatgcctttttgcacctccctttcttcatgtgttcaatacttttcccctgtgtcattccattttattacacataacttagtttctgaacttatttgtttggttttctttgtatgtatggattacttgggttgttaccgacatctggggaacatttcatgtcaatagcacctttagaaatatatttactgagaaaaatggtgatgtgttcaatacttattttacccgctgtatatatatatatatatatatatatacatatatatgtatatatacatatatatgtatatatgtatatatacatatatacgtatatatactatttatttatgcttttctattttcatttgtattttctttctttccttctctccctccagcatctatgtttgaataaatgtatttaactgtCTCTTATTGACAATTTGTAAAATTGtacatgtgaaaatgttaaaaaaataaaaaaaataaaaaaataggtCAGAGGAAAGTACCTTCTGGGTACACTGCCTCACGGTgttatgtagtagtagtagtagtagtagtagtagtagtaccttcTGGGTACACTGCCTCACGGTgttatgtagtagtagtagtagtagtagtagtagtagtagtaccttcTGGGTACACTGCCTCACGgtgttatagtagtagtagtagtagtagtagtagtagtagtaccttcTGGGTACACTGCCTCACGGTgttatgtagtagtagtagtagtagtagtagtagtaccttcTGGGTACACTGCCTCACGGTgttatgtagtagtagtagtagtagtagtagtaccttcTGGGTACACTGCCTCACGGTgttatgtagtagtagtagtagtagtagtagtaccttcTGGGTACACTGCCTCACGGTgttatgtagtagtagtagtagtagtagtagtagtaccttcTGGGTACACTGCCTCACGGTgttatgtagtagtagtagtagtagtagtagtagtagtagtagtagtagtaccttcTGGGTACACTGCCTCACGGTgttatgtagtagtagtagtagtagtagtagtagtaccttcTGGGTACACTGCCTCACGGTgttatgtagtagtagtagtagtagtagtagtagtaccttcTGGGTACACTGCCTCACGGTgttatgtagtagtagtagtagtagtagtagtagtagtaccttcTGGGTACACTGCCTCACGGTgttatgtagtagtagtagtagtagtagtagtagtagtaccttcTGGGTACACTGCCTCACGGTGTTCACCAGCTCGTTGATCACCATGTCGACACATTTCTGACACGGCTCTTTGATCTGAGCGATGAGTCGCTTCACGATCGTCTCAAACGCCATGTCGGGGGTGAACAGACCCGTCCTGAGCAGAGAACACACATCATTGATACCCGATCGATCAAACGTCATACCGATCAATAACACCTCTGATCAGGGAGTAGTCCCAGCATCAGTAACCATGGCGACCTGGAGACGGCTGAGCTCACCTGATTCCATGGATGTTCTTGATGGCATAGCTGATCTCTTTACGGAGAGTCTTCTCATCACTGTCCAActgcacacacgcacgcacgcacacacacacacacacacacacacaggtaaacagcaGGTGAAGCAAGGGTTCTCcaatcatcaccatcacagtTCTATTGGAACCAAACTGGGAtgcagccgtgtgtgtgtgtgtttgtgtgtttgtgtgtgtgtgtgtgtgtgtgtgtgtgtgtgtgtgtgtgtgtgtgtgtgtgtgtgtgtgtgtgtgtgtgtgtgtgtgtgtgtgcgttaccTTGACCAGCTCGAAGGGGAAGCGCTCGTGGAACACGCGGTTGATCTTGGCTCCTCCTGACAGCTCGTAGGTTTCCACCTGATCTCCAGATCCTTCAATCCGCTTCTCAAAGTCCACCGCGAACTGCTGCACcatcctgacacacacacacacacacacacacacacacacacacacacacacacacagtattagtacatatatataagtgtgtagtATTGGTATCAGTATGTGGTACTGACTGCAGCAGGGCCTTGGTCTTGCGTCCCGGGTCgtccggtctgaagttcttgtactcctccacctccttctcgATGGACAGCAGCTGACTCTGCAGTTTGCTGCGTAACGCCGGCAACGTGTCTCGGATGTGGTTGGTCAGTTGCTATCGGCAACGGAGAAACGCTCTGTTACTAGGTTACAGAGGAAGCTAAGCGCTAACGCTAACCTCACAACACAAACCATTTATCTCACTGTCCAAGTGTGACGTAGTTCTGAACCAGATagacccggaaaatagcataatagggcctctAGAGGAGAGACAATCTAAGTGACCTTCTGAGGACCTTCTGAGGACGTTAGAGGAACAAGCGCAACAAGAGTATTTCCCAGAAGTTGGTTCTCACCTGGTTGAGGACCTTCTGCAGGTAGGCGGTGCCCATGCGGTCTGCCAGGTGTCGGTATGACGGGTGCGACAGGAAGAACTTCCTCTCAGCCTGAAGAGCTGCGTTGATGTCTTTCCGCCCATCGATGTCCTTCTGACTGCGGTTCACCACCCCAATGTAACCTGAGTTCAGAGGTCATggtctctgtgaggacacctGGACGTTACCTGCACATGAACCTACCTGGATCTCTGCTCCACAACAGAAGACCTCTGCTTTATCATCCGGTTCTCTCCCAAAGACAACGAGCAAACAACTCCTAAAGAGCTTGTTTTTCTGATGGAGTTTGGTTGGATCggtgctatgctaagctaacattgtagctgctccatcaacactcaacATAACGTCATATTCATAGTTTCCACGTGATGTCACGTCCGTAGGGACACGCCCCCCTcctcacagtaacagtctcacagtaacagtctcacagtaacagtctcacagtaacagtctcctcacagtaacagtctcacagtaacagtctcctcacagtaacagtctcctcacagtaacagtctcacagtaacagtctcctcacagtaacagtctcacagtaacagtctcacagtaacagtctcacagtaacagtctcctcacagtaacagtctcctcacagtaacagtctcacagtaacagtctcctcacagtaacagtctcctcacagtaacagtctcctcacagtaacagtctcctcacagtaacagtctcctcacagtaacagtctcacagtaacagtctcacagtaacagtctcacagtaacagtctcacagtaacagtctcctcacagtaacagtctcacagtaacagtctcacagtaacagtctcctcacagtaacagtctcctcacagtaacagtctcacagtaacagtctcacagtaacagtctcacagtaacagtctcctcacagtaacagtctcacagtaacagtctcacagtaacagtctcctcacagtaacagtctcacagtaacagtctcctcacagtaacagtctcctcacagtaacagtctcacagtaacagtctcctcacagtaacagtctcacagtaacagtctcacagtaacagtctcctcacagtaacagtctcctcacagtaacagtctcacagtaacagtctcctcacagtaacagtctcctcacagtaacagtctcacagtaacagtctcctcacagtaacagtctcctcacagtaacagtctcctcacagtaacagtctcACAGTAACCTCATACCTCTGCGTAGAGGGAGCAGCTTGTTCTCCAGGATGTCTCTGGCGTCCGTCCCCTCGTCCATCAGGTCCAGTTTGGTGATCACCCCGATGGTCCTCAGACCTGAACACACATGGTCctgatttaaacacaaacagcaacaacagcaggtccaggtccaggtccaggtccaggtccaggtccaggtccaggtccagactgtggtcgtgcctcctgctgtgacccacTGCTACtcccactatcattattattattattattattattattattatcattattattattattattattattattattattattattattattattattattattattatcattattattattattattatcattattattgtattattattattattattattattatattattattattattatcattattattattatcatcattattattattatcattattattattattgtattattattattgtattattattattattattatcattattattattatcatcattattattattattatcatcattattattattatcattattattattattattattattattattattattattattattattattattattatcattattattattattatcatcattattattattattatcattattattattattattattatcattattattattattattattattattattattattattattattagtcacattactaatactattccctgtctttgtgctttctcgcctcgcaggtttccataaatcgttgtggtacctggaccgtggtcgtgcctcctgctatgaCCTGGCTGACACGCagtgctactaccattattattattggtcacattactaatactattccctatttcattattataattctactttagtcattgctgcttttatcagtagTCTTATTgtttccttggttactctgctactgtgattatatgaatcatttatgtcatgaacattgaatgtgttgtatctgttatgctgttcattctggtcacatgacatctattgacttctgtccatcctgagagaaggatctaaggacagaggatgtgaggatctaaggacagaggatgtgagggtctaaggacagaggaggtgagggtgtaaggacagaggaggtgagggtgtaaggacagaggaggtgagggtgtaaggacagaggaggtgagggtgtaaggacagaggaggtgagggtctaaggacagaggatgtgagggtgtaaggacagaggaggtgagggtgtaaggacagaggaggtgagggtctaaggacagaggatgtgagggtgtaaggacagaggaggtgagggtctaaggacagaggatgtgagggtctaaggacagaggatgtgagggtgtaaggacagaggaggtgaggacagaggatgtgagggtctaaggacagaggaggtgagggtctaaggacagaggatgtgagggtctaaggacagaggatgtgagggtgtaaggacagaggaggtgagggtctaaggacagaggaggtgaggacagaggatgtgagggtctaaggacagaggaggtgagggtgtaaggacagaggaggtgagggtctaaggacagaggaggtgagggtctaaggacagaggaggtgagggtctaaggacagaggaggtgagggtctaaggacagaggaggtgaggacagaggatgtgagggtctaaggacagaggaggtgagggtctaaggacagaggaggtgagggtctaaggacagaggaggtgaggacagaagatgtctcatgtgtacatttgtcttttgtgatttcgggctctacaaaataaactgaattgaggCTTTCGGCTCCTGGACCTGGTAGACCTGCTCAGAATGACATGATGAatgtggaggaggtgaggaggtgaggaggaggtgaggaggaggtgaggaggaggaggtgaggaggaggtgaggaggaggtgaggaggaggtgaagaggtgaggaggaggaggaggtgagaggaggaggtgaggaggaggtgaggagcaCTGACCTTGCGGGTCGACCTCCTTGGCGATCTTCAGAGCGTCAGAGTTGGCGAGGTCGGAGTTGGCCGGAGAAACAGCCAATAGGAGGCAGTTATCTTTAGTGACGAACTGAAGGAGCATCTCTCTGATCTGGTTCTCGATGTCGGCGGGTTGATCCCCAACCGGGACCTTAGTCATCCCGGGAAGGTCCACCAGAGTCAGGTTCagcactgaacacacacacacacacacacacacacacacacacacacatacacacacacacacacacacacacacacacacacacacacacacacacacacacacacacacacacacacacacacacacacacacacacacacacacacacacacacacacacacacacacacacacacacacacacacacacacacacacacacacacacacacacacacacacacacacacacacacacacacacacacacacacacacacacacatacacacacacacacacacacacacacacacacacagacaaagggtgagcagggtgtgtgtgtgtgtgtgtgtgtataggttGGTGTGAGGGGCCGTGTGGGTACCGTTGGGGGAGTAGACCCTCAGGTTTATGGGGACCGGGCTGATTCCTTTGTTCTGTCCGGTGATTCGATCCGTTTCAGCCTCGATCTCCTGACGGACTTCATCGAAGTCGATGAACTTCTTCCCTTTACAGTGCAGGAACTCTGCGTACTCTGATCAATACACGTCACATGATCAGTCACATGATCAGTCACATGATcaggttacattacattacattacattacagtcatgtagcagacgcttttatccaaagcgacttacaggaagtgtattcaacataggtattcaagagaactactagtcaccagaagtcatcagtgcatctcctttcttaaacaagcatcttaaagcataaaccagagcaaaagtacagtgcagaggcaagttactatgGTTACTAGGTTAATGTTCACAGTGTAACCATGACGACGGTGAACCTGTCTCACCTGTTGGACAGTTGATGAGCTGCAGAACCAGCGGGCGCCGGGTCACGATACCAGAACCACGAGGGAGGAAgtctctgaggaggaggaggaggaggcggaggaggaggaggaagaggaagaagaggtagaggaagaggtggagttTCATATATCAAAGTGCTTCATCTGTGAAATAAtcagtttgtttaaagtttaaagaaacAGTTTCACATGTTGAAAcatgttcattattttatttcaaatcaatCACAAATCATTTCTACACCAACTCAGCCTCAAACACTTTGAGAGGTCTCCCCATAGAACCATAGAACCATAGAACCGTAGAACCGTAGAACCGTAGAACAGTAGAACTGAGGTAAACGGATCAGGAAGGTCTGGTTGTCTCATTAGATCTTATCAGAAGTTCTAAAATACTTATTGACGGATTGACAGAACTCAACATGTTATCTACGTTCTCTTCAGAACACAGAGAGGCTGTTCCTatcattatgtattatattatattatattatattattatttattatattattatattattatattatatcatataatataatattatattatattatatcatatcatatcatatcatatcatatcatattatattatattatattatattatattatattattatattatattattatatattatatattatattatattatattatattatatgaaattaaacctcttcttaagaaacctactcttgatccagaggtgttggctaactatagactatatctaactatagacctatatctaactatagactatatctaactatagactatatctaactatagactatatctaactatagacctatatctaactatagactatatctaactatagactatatctaactatagactatatctaactatagacctatatctaactatagactatatctaactatagactatatctaactatagactatatctaactatagactatatctaactatagacctatatctaactatagactatatctaactatagactatatctaactatagactatatctaactatagacctatatctaactatagacctatatctaactatagacctatatctaactatagacctatatctaactatagacctatatctaactatagactatatctaactatagacctatatctaactatagactatatctaactatagactatatctaactatagactatatctaactatagactatatctaactatagacctatatctaactatagacctatatctaactatagactatatctaactatagacctatatctaactatagactatatctaactatagactatatctaaccatagacctatatctaactatagactatatctaactatagactatatctaactatagactatatctaactatagactatatctaactatagacctatatctaactatagactatatctaactatagactatatctaactatagacctatatctaactatagactatatctaactatagactatatctaactatagactatatatctaactatagactatatctaactatagacctatatctaactatagactatatctaactatagactatatctaactatagacctatatctaactatagactatatctaactatagacctatatctaactatagactatatctaactatagacctatatctaactatagactatatctaactatagactatatctaactatagactatatctaactatagactatatctaactatagactatatctaactatagactatatctaactatagactatatctaactatagactatatctaactatagactatatctaactatagactatatctaactatagactatatctaactatagactatatctaactatagacctatatctaactatagactatatctaactatagactatatctaactatagacctatatctaactatagactatatctaactatagactatatctaactatagactatatctaactatagactatatctaactatagacctatatctaactatagactatatctaactatagactatatctaactatagacctatatctaactatagactatatctaactatagacctatatctaactatagactatatctaactatagactatatctaactatagactatatctaactatagacctatatctaactataactatatctaactatagactatatctaactatagactatatctaactatagactatatctaactatagacctatatctaactatagacctatatctaactatagacctatatctaactatagacctatatctaactatagactatatctaactatagactatatctaactatagacctatatctaactatagactatatctaactatagactatatctaactatagacctatatctaactatagacctatatctaactatagactatatctaaccatagacctatatctaactatagactatatctaactatagactatatctaactatagactatatctaactatagacctatatctaactatagacctatatctaactatagactatatctaactatagacctatatctaactatagactatatctaactatagactatatctaactatagacctatatctaactatagactatatctaactatagacctatatctaactatagactatatctaactatagactatatctaactatagacctatatctaact
This sequence is a window from Anoplopoma fimbria isolate UVic2021 breed Golden Eagle Sablefish chromosome 13, Afim_UVic_2022, whole genome shotgun sequence. Protein-coding genes within it:
- the LOC129101448 gene encoding LOW QUALITY PROTEIN: dynamin-1-like (The sequence of the model RefSeq protein was modified relative to this genomic sequence to represent the inferred CDS: inserted 2 bases in 1 codon) yields the protein MGNRGMEDLIPMVNKLQDAFASIGQNSSLDLPQIAVVGGQSAGKSSVLENFVGKDFLPRGSGIVTRRPLVLQLINCPTEYAEFLHCKGKKFIDFDEVRQEIEAETDRITGQNKGISPVPINLRVYSPNVLNLTLVDLPGMTKVPVGDQPADIENQIREMLLQFVTKDNCLLLAVSPANSDLANSDALKIAKEVDPQGLRTIGVITKLDLMDEGTDARDILENKLLPLRRGYIGVVNRSQKDIDGRKDINAALQAERKFFLSHPSYRHLADRMGTAYLQKVLNQQLTNHIRDTLPALRSKLQSQLLSIEKEVEEYKNFRPDDPGRKTKALLQMVQQFAVDFEKRIEGSGDQVETYELSGGAKINRVFHERFPFELVKLDSDEKTLRKEISYAIKNIHGIRTGLFTPDMAFETIVKRLIAQIKEPCQKCVDMVINELVNTVRQCTQKLAQFPMLREEMERIVTQHIRDRESRTKDQVVLLIDIELAYMNTNHEDFIGFANAQQKSSQMSKKKAAGNQDEIMVIRKGWLTINNISIMKGGAKEYWFVLTAETLSWYKDDEEKDKKYMLPVDNLKLKDIEKSFMSSKHVFALFNTEHRNVYKDSRQLELASESQEEVDSWKASFLRAGVYPERSVDKDKGEGEESRSDGQIHSLDPQLERQVEIVRNLVDSYLSIIHRTVRDLIPKTIMHLMVNNTKEFIHSDLLAQLYSCGDQNTLMEESQEQAQHRDEMLKMYHALREGLNIIGDISTSTFTTTNPPPVDDSWLQVTGMPSGHRSPMSSPTPSXAGPPGPPRPGGRSAPGPPSRPAVSPDPGPPPSLPDPTERPPGVPSRPSKGSPAHGESPQSSMEG